The following are encoded in a window of Maridesulfovibrio ferrireducens genomic DNA:
- a CDS encoding UDP-N-acetylmuramoyl-tripeptide--D-alanyl-D-alanine ligase: MKLTLCELEKQLRGGSEIPCAEDTEITAVRIDSRLVRKGDVFFCVDGANYDGHNFAAAALKAGAVAVVTSQHMPELDGKPVIMVRNTVAALGKLAAYWRTRSKAKMIAVTGSAGKTTVKEMLAHVIAGKHSVHKNFMNLNNQIGLPMSMLEATGDEDFWVMELGISLLGDMAELGPVAMPDMAIIHNIGPAHLEGLGSMENVAASKASLFKYLQPDGKGLCCKDHTLLWNAASELTEPISFSSQDKRAFYYSELLETLPDGTGRFLIKAGNETAETILPTCGSHFAENAAAVTCAASLLGFNLQEIADRLNTVQLPKQRFHCHALGKWTLIDDSYNANPLSMNKAIDTAKQIAKERPLVLVLGDMLELGDDAVEAHRELGKKIAAIKPDVTFYYGKHYDDVASSTNGSTFVPVNKPSEFLNGIHELGLNDAVVLFKGSRSCRMENYFHALNNEVTGETGGNKA, encoded by the coding sequence TTGAAACTAACCTTATGTGAACTTGAAAAACAGCTCAGAGGGGGAAGTGAAATCCCCTGTGCAGAAGACACCGAAATCACAGCCGTGCGTATAGACAGCAGGCTCGTGAGAAAAGGTGATGTTTTCTTCTGTGTAGACGGTGCAAATTACGACGGCCACAATTTTGCGGCAGCCGCTCTTAAGGCTGGAGCTGTTGCAGTTGTTACATCACAGCATATGCCGGAGCTTGATGGCAAACCGGTCATTATGGTGAGAAACACAGTAGCGGCTCTCGGTAAACTTGCTGCATATTGGCGCACTCGCTCAAAAGCAAAAATGATCGCGGTGACAGGTTCAGCCGGGAAAACCACCGTTAAAGAAATGCTGGCTCATGTCATTGCCGGAAAGCACTCTGTTCACAAAAATTTCATGAACCTGAACAACCAGATAGGACTGCCCATGTCCATGCTGGAAGCTACAGGTGACGAAGATTTCTGGGTAATGGAACTTGGAATAAGTCTTCTGGGAGATATGGCGGAACTCGGACCCGTGGCAATGCCGGACATGGCAATTATCCATAACATCGGTCCCGCACACCTTGAAGGTCTAGGCTCAATGGAAAACGTTGCAGCTTCAAAAGCATCGCTTTTCAAATATCTGCAACCGGATGGAAAAGGACTGTGCTGTAAAGATCACACTCTGCTCTGGAACGCAGCATCCGAGCTGACCGAACCGATTTCTTTTTCTTCTCAGGATAAAAGAGCATTTTATTATAGCGAACTGCTTGAAACCCTGCCGGACGGCACTGGACGTTTCCTTATTAAAGCCGGAAATGAAACGGCTGAGACAATTTTGCCGACCTGCGGTTCTCATTTCGCTGAAAACGCTGCCGCTGTAACCTGTGCGGCTTCACTGCTCGGGTTCAATCTGCAGGAAATTGCTGACAGATTAAATACTGTACAATTGCCGAAACAAAGATTTCACTGCCACGCTCTCGGAAAGTGGACACTTATAGACGATTCATACAATGCGAATCCTCTTTCCATGAACAAGGCAATAGACACAGCAAAACAGATTGCTAAAGAAAGACCTCTGGTTCTGGTACTCGGAGATATGCTCGAACTTGGTGATGATGCTGTGGAGGCTCATCGCGAACTAGGCAAAAAAATCGCTGCGATCAAACCGGATGTAACTTTCTATTACGGTAAACATTACGATGATGTTGCTTCAAGCACAAACGGCTCAACTTTTGTTCCGGTGAACAAGCCATCGGAATTTTTGAACGGAATACATGAGCTTGGACTGAATGATGCGGTGGTTCTTTTTAAAGGGTCAAGATCCTGCCGCATGGAAAATTACTTCCACGCACTTAATAACGAGGTCACTGGGGAGACCGGAGGAAACAAAGCATGA